A part of Pseudomonas lutea genomic DNA contains:
- a CDS encoding substrate-binding periplasmic protein — MKWISRCIRSAAAALIACSSAAFALPTVDLYMAEAPPLTMVTQGDQHGVAGDITLKAMTMAGYLPAILSPPWPRAQRDVMLGANKLIAPLTRTQSRESHYTWIAALMPMDRAFFSLNHHVESFEEARKTFKMIAVGSGSAQEVRLLEEGFSAAQIYPLKIGENPALMLLKGRVDAWFNGVPETLSIWKQISDRPLFMSRTLMTADLYLACSKDCDPQMVEKLKAAIDTLQSNGTIKRVQHEYLKDLSAR; from the coding sequence ATGAAATGGATTTCCCGTTGCATCCGTTCTGCGGCCGCTGCGCTTATTGCGTGCTCGTCGGCTGCATTCGCCCTGCCCACCGTTGACTTGTACATGGCTGAGGCGCCGCCGCTGACCATGGTCACCCAAGGTGATCAGCACGGCGTGGCCGGCGACATCACGCTAAAGGCCATGACCATGGCGGGGTATTTACCCGCCATCCTGTCGCCACCCTGGCCGCGCGCACAACGCGATGTGATGCTGGGCGCCAACAAGCTTATTGCACCGCTTACGCGCACCCAGAGTCGGGAAAGTCATTACACGTGGATCGCTGCGCTGATGCCGATGGACCGGGCATTTTTCAGCCTGAATCACCACGTCGAGAGCTTTGAAGAAGCGCGCAAGACTTTCAAGATGATTGCCGTGGGCAGCGGCTCTGCTCAGGAAGTGCGCCTGCTGGAGGAAGGTTTTTCCGCGGCGCAGATTTACCCGCTGAAGATCGGTGAAAACCCGGCGCTGATGCTGCTCAAAGGCCGGGTGGATGCCTGGTTCAACGGCGTACCGGAAACGCTTTCTATCTGGAAGCAAATCAGCGATCGCCCGCTATTTATGAGCAGAACGCTCATGACCGCCGATCTGTATCTGGCGTGTTCAAAGGACTGCGACCCGCAGATGGTCGAGAAGCTGAAGGCCGCAATCGATACGCTGCAATCCAATGGCACCATCAAACGCGTGCAGCATGAATACCTGAAAGACCTGTCCGCCCGATAA
- a CDS encoding AraC family transcriptional regulator, translating to MALAAPPDLSDTAVPVQPLSRTYPRGLYIEPHEHEWGQVLYAMSGVMWVETPNEALVVPPQRAVWLPPGVPHGIRVVSDLEMRNIYLRPTLAVTLDPTVQVLEVGRLLRELIVSLVAEQDKVSAYYDAVANLALLELKRARRSLLKVPMPDDSDRRLMNVCQAVMIEPSIDVSFEQHAENAGASVRTLSRLFQAVLGMGFAEWRRQVQLATSVAEIIQGVPVNTIARSMGYSPSSFSDMFRRELGVAPSQYPVIDPAS from the coding sequence ATGGCACTTGCCGCGCCACCCGACCTCTCCGATACCGCCGTCCCTGTGCAGCCTTTGTCACGGACCTACCCGCGTGGGCTGTACATCGAGCCCCACGAGCATGAGTGGGGCCAGGTGCTGTACGCCATGTCGGGTGTGATGTGGGTGGAAACCCCCAATGAAGCGCTGGTGGTGCCGCCGCAGCGCGCGGTGTGGTTGCCACCGGGCGTACCACATGGCATCCGTGTGGTATCGGACCTGGAGATGCGCAACATCTACCTGCGCCCGACACTCGCCGTCACCCTCGACCCTACCGTCCAGGTGTTGGAAGTCGGACGCCTGTTGCGCGAGCTGATCGTGAGCCTGGTCGCGGAGCAGGACAAGGTTTCCGCCTACTACGATGCTGTGGCTAACCTGGCGTTGCTCGAACTCAAGCGTGCCCGGCGTTCGCTGCTCAAAGTGCCGATGCCTGATGACAGCGACCGCAGGCTGATGAACGTGTGTCAGGCGGTAATGATCGAGCCCTCCATCGATGTGTCCTTCGAGCAGCATGCTGAAAATGCCGGCGCCAGCGTGCGGACGCTGTCTCGGCTGTTCCAGGCGGTGCTGGGGATGGGCTTCGCCGAGTGGCGGCGGCAGGTGCAGCTGGCGACGTCGGTTGCCGAGATCATTCAGGGCGTCCCGGTTAACACCATCGCCCGCTCGATGGGCTATTCGCCCAGCAGTTTCAGTGACATGTTCCGCCGCGAGCTGGGCGTGGCGCCCTCCCAGTACCCGGTCATCGATCCTGCAAGCTGA
- a CDS encoding DUF1427 family protein: MSYVISLAIGIAVGLLYGLLDFRSPAPPLVALVGLLGMQAGEWLWPVGKQFFANLAA, translated from the coding sequence ATGAGCTACGTCATTTCCCTCGCTATCGGTATCGCCGTCGGTTTGCTGTACGGCCTTCTGGATTTCCGCTCACCTGCGCCGCCCCTCGTCGCTCTCGTTGGTTTGCTCGGCATGCAGGCCGGTGAATGGCTATGGCCGGTGGGCAAGCAGTTCTTCGCCAACCTGGCGGCTTGA
- a CDS encoding quinone oxidoreductase family protein gives MNQRIRIYQQGTPAVLTYESFTLEKPGRGQVAIRHEAIGVNYVDTMFRDGTFKIPLPFSMGVEAAGVVEAVGADVQHLKTGDRVGYFFAPGAYADSRVIDAAALIKLPTDISSEQAAGLLSKGLTAWALVKQVHALRAGETVVVHGASGGVGTLLTRWAKSIGAKVIATVGSAAKARIIESWGIDTVLRSDEPHLAERMKAANGGAGVDVVYDLVGRQTLEASTHALRDGGDLVHVGNASGMAAPDSTLLAARGIRYVQPSTPQYVNTENQNTAASEVFERFREGALGPLELSRYRLEDAVLAHQAIAARKHTGSILLMP, from the coding sequence ATGAATCAACGCATCCGCATTTACCAACAGGGCACTCCCGCTGTGCTCACGTACGAAAGCTTCACGCTGGAAAAACCCGGACGTGGGCAAGTCGCGATACGCCATGAGGCGATTGGCGTGAACTACGTCGACACAATGTTCAGGGATGGCACATTCAAGATCCCGCTGCCGTTCAGCATGGGCGTCGAGGCCGCCGGTGTTGTCGAAGCAGTAGGCGCCGATGTGCAGCATCTTAAAACCGGTGATCGTGTCGGTTATTTCTTCGCGCCGGGCGCCTATGCAGACAGCCGAGTGATTGACGCCGCTGCGCTGATCAAGCTCCCGACCGATATTTCCAGCGAGCAGGCTGCAGGACTGCTTTCCAAAGGGCTGACGGCCTGGGCACTGGTCAAACAGGTTCATGCTCTGCGGGCAGGCGAGACCGTTGTGGTGCATGGCGCGTCTGGTGGCGTCGGCACGTTGCTCACGCGTTGGGCCAAATCCATCGGCGCCAAAGTGATCGCTACCGTCGGCTCAGCAGCGAAGGCGCGGATCATCGAAAGCTGGGGCATCGATACGGTGCTGCGTTCGGACGAGCCCCACCTGGCAGAACGGATGAAAGCGGCAAATGGCGGTGCAGGCGTTGACGTGGTGTACGACCTCGTCGGGCGTCAGACCCTTGAGGCTTCGACCCACGCGCTACGAGACGGGGGTGATCTGGTCCACGTCGGCAACGCTTCCGGGATGGCAGCACCGGACAGCACGCTCTTGGCCGCGCGGGGCATTCGATATGTCCAGCCTTCTACGCCGCAGTACGTCAATACCGAAAACCAGAACACGGCGGCATCCGAGGTCTTCGAGCGATTCCGCGAAGGGGCGTTGGGCCCGCTGGAGCTGTCACGCTACCGGCTGGAAGACGCAGTGCTGGCGCATCAGGCCATCGCGGCGCGCAAGCACACCGGATCGATCTTGTTGATGCCCTGA
- a CDS encoding OPT family oligopeptide transporter, whose amino-acid sequence MPNPALSALPSPRVQRELSARAVLTGAVLGILLTPSNVYAGLKIGWSFNMSIIALLIGFGVWQGLARNRNSGPAWSLHESNINQTVASAAASIISGGLVAPIPAYTLLTGNQLDPLPMMAWVFSVSFLGIWIAWYLRPTLLNDHGLTFPEGMATLETLQHIYNHGQEAVARIKVLSVAALLSGGLKWVDEFVWAIPRWAPTPALERLTFTLDPSLLLIGFGGIIGIRVGLTLLLGAALAWGGLAPFLIDHALVVLAPNASGPQFAKLVEWLLWPGVSLIVCATLTSLAVRLFQVPKRMPADQGPRAKVRFSPMPALGMLLAVALVVFLQAQLFDIDLWMALLSIPLAICLAVVAARVVGATGIAPIGAIGKLSQLSFGLIAPGQVGINLMSANTAGGAAGQSTDLMNDFKVGLAIGATPHKQLIAQCIGISIGSVVGVLVYLALIPDPQTMLLTEQWPAPAVATWKAVAQTLTHGLASLSTEVRWAIVIGSVCGVLLGALDSLLPQRAARWLPSTAALGLAFVLPASTSVMMGLGAVLTWLVSCRWPSITERFAITAAADLIAGESITGVGASFWEMLRNV is encoded by the coding sequence ATGCCAAACCCTGCTCTTTCAGCCTTGCCTTCCCCTCGCGTGCAGCGTGAGCTGAGTGCGCGCGCGGTGCTCACGGGTGCAGTGCTGGGTATTTTGCTGACGCCGTCAAACGTCTACGCCGGGCTGAAGATCGGCTGGTCCTTCAACATGTCGATCATCGCTTTGCTGATCGGTTTTGGTGTGTGGCAAGGCCTGGCCAGGAATCGGAACAGCGGGCCTGCATGGTCGCTGCATGAAAGCAATATCAACCAGACGGTGGCGTCGGCAGCGGCCTCGATTATCTCCGGCGGTCTGGTCGCGCCGATCCCGGCTTACACGCTGCTGACCGGTAACCAGCTCGACCCATTGCCGATGATGGCCTGGGTGTTTTCCGTGAGCTTTTTGGGCATCTGGATCGCGTGGTACCTGCGCCCTACCTTGCTGAATGATCATGGCCTGACCTTCCCCGAGGGCATGGCAACGCTGGAAACCCTGCAGCATATTTATAACCACGGACAAGAAGCCGTGGCGCGGATCAAGGTCTTGTCCGTGGCCGCATTGCTGTCCGGCGGTTTGAAATGGGTCGACGAGTTTGTCTGGGCAATCCCGCGCTGGGCGCCCACCCCAGCTCTGGAGCGCCTGACATTCACGCTGGACCCTTCGCTGTTACTCATCGGCTTCGGCGGCATCATCGGCATACGCGTGGGCCTGACGCTGTTGCTCGGCGCGGCACTGGCATGGGGCGGGCTCGCGCCGTTTCTCATCGACCACGCGTTGGTGGTGCTCGCGCCGAATGCCAGCGGTCCGCAATTTGCCAAACTGGTGGAATGGCTGTTATGGCCGGGCGTGAGTTTGATAGTGTGCGCGACCCTCACATCATTGGCGGTGCGGCTGTTTCAAGTGCCCAAGCGCATGCCAGCCGATCAAGGTCCGCGCGCCAAAGTACGCTTCTCGCCCATGCCCGCGCTGGGGATGCTGCTCGCCGTCGCTTTGGTGGTGTTTCTGCAGGCCCAGTTGTTTGACATTGACCTGTGGATGGCGCTGCTGAGCATTCCGTTGGCAATTTGCCTGGCGGTGGTCGCCGCGCGAGTCGTGGGCGCCACAGGGATTGCACCGATTGGCGCCATCGGCAAGCTGTCGCAGCTGAGCTTTGGCTTGATTGCGCCGGGTCAGGTCGGCATCAATCTGATGAGCGCCAATACGGCCGGCGGCGCGGCGGGCCAATCCACCGACTTGATGAACGACTTCAAGGTCGGTCTCGCCATTGGCGCGACGCCGCACAAGCAACTCATTGCCCAGTGCATCGGCATTTCCATTGGCAGCGTGGTCGGCGTTCTGGTGTATCTGGCCCTGATCCCAGACCCGCAGACGATGTTGCTCACCGAGCAATGGCCGGCGCCTGCCGTTGCGACCTGGAAGGCAGTGGCGCAAACGCTGACGCACGGGCTTGCGTCACTGTCGACCGAAGTGCGTTGGGCAATCGTGATCGGCAGCGTGTGTGGCGTGCTGCTCGGCGCTTTGGATAGCCTGCTGCCGCAACGCGCCGCCCGCTGGCTGCCGAGCACCGCCGCATTGGGGCTGGCATTTGTTTTACCGGCCTCCACCTCGGTGATGATGGGACTGGGCGCAGTATTGACCTGGCTGGTCAGCTGCCGCTGGCCGAGCATCACCGAGCGCTTTGCGATCACTGCGGCGGCGGACCTGATCGCGGGAGAGAGCATCACCGGCGTGGGTGCGTCTTTCTGGGAGATGCTGCGCAACGTGTAA
- a CDS encoding AAA family ATPase, with protein MAKPILHLLCGKIASGKSTLAKALSAEHSVILLTEDQWLSRLYPEQIRSVTDYVRLARQLRNVTGPLVIDLLRAGVTVVLDFPANTPADRQWLRSLADDAQASHCLHFIDIDDDTCRARLHRRNERGEHDFAATDAEFDLITSCFQPPNEQEGLDVVVHGM; from the coding sequence ATGGCCAAGCCCATACTTCATCTTTTGTGCGGAAAAATCGCATCAGGAAAGTCCACGCTGGCGAAGGCTCTGAGCGCCGAGCACAGCGTGATTTTGCTCACTGAAGATCAATGGCTTTCAAGGCTCTACCCGGAGCAGATCCGTTCGGTCACCGACTACGTTCGTCTTGCGCGCCAGCTGCGGAACGTCACAGGGCCTCTGGTGATTGATCTGCTGAGAGCGGGCGTGACTGTGGTTCTCGACTTCCCTGCCAATACCCCCGCAGACCGCCAATGGCTGCGCAGCTTGGCCGACGACGCACAGGCCAGTCATTGCCTCCACTTCATCGACATCGACGACGACACGTGCCGGGCCCGCTTGCATCGCAGAAACGAGCGCGGCGAGCATGACTTTGCAGCGACTGATGCCGAGTTCGATTTGATTACAAGCTGCTTTCAGCCGCCGAATGAGCAGGAGGGGCTTGATGTGGTTGTGCATGGGATGTGA
- a CDS encoding SDR family NAD(P)-dependent oxidoreductase gives MTQHLKGKVALVTGGSRGIGAAIARRLAADGAHVAFSYAKSAEQAQRVVADIQRQGVEALAIQADQGDTAQVTALVQQVHAHFGRLDILVNSAGVFVTGAVDAPDADIAAFDRQQAVNVGGVVTAVRTAVGLMNDGGRIISLGTTGADHVPFPGAADYIATKAAIAAYSRGWARDLGPRNITVNVIQPGAINTEMNPETAGHAPFLAGLAALGRYGQPEDIAAAVSFLAGPDASYITGATLNVDGGQSA, from the coding sequence ATGACTCAGCATCTGAAAGGAAAAGTGGCACTGGTAACCGGCGGCTCACGTGGCATTGGCGCTGCGATCGCCAGGCGACTGGCCGCCGATGGCGCTCACGTCGCGTTCAGCTACGCAAAATCTGCGGAGCAGGCGCAGAGAGTGGTTGCCGACATTCAACGCCAGGGCGTGGAGGCGCTGGCGATTCAGGCTGACCAGGGCGATACCGCGCAAGTAACGGCGCTGGTGCAACAGGTCCATGCCCACTTCGGCCGACTGGACATTCTGGTCAACAGCGCCGGGGTGTTCGTCACCGGTGCGGTGGACGCACCTGATGCCGATATCGCGGCGTTTGATCGCCAACAAGCCGTCAACGTCGGTGGCGTGGTCACCGCGGTACGCACTGCAGTGGGTCTGATGAATGATGGCGGCAGGATCATTTCTCTGGGGACAACGGGCGCCGACCACGTGCCATTTCCAGGCGCTGCAGATTACATCGCCACCAAGGCGGCAATCGCGGCGTACAGCCGTGGTTGGGCTCGGGATCTGGGGCCGCGCAATATCACGGTCAATGTCATTCAGCCTGGCGCCATCAACACCGAGATGAACCCTGAGACCGCCGGTCACGCGCCGTTCCTTGCAGGCCTCGCAGCACTGGGCCGCTACGGTCAGCCCGAAGATATCGCCGCTGCCGTGTCGTTCCTCGCGGGCCCGGACGCTTCATACATCACTGGCGCAACACTCAATGTCGATGGCGGCCAGAGCGCCTGA
- the mqo gene encoding malate dehydrogenase (quinone), whose product MKSAIFMAMAGFGLSLNLCSAQAAETRKVDVLLVGGGIMSSTLGIWLNELEPGWSMEMVERLDAVAEESSNGWNNAGTGHSALAELNYTPEDKDGKVNISKAIEINEAFQITRQFLAWQVRQNVLKNPRSFINSTPHMSFVWGDDNIRFLKKRYEALQASPLFRPMQYSEDPEQIKKWVPLMMEGRDPNQKLAVTWAPIGTDVNFGEITRQYVSYLQGRPNFSLKLSSEVRDITRNDDGSWHVEYKNLKDGTESATDAKFLFIGAGGSAITLLQKSGIPEAKEYAGFPVGGSFLVTENPTIAERHMAKAYGIASTGAPPMSVPHLDTRVLDGKRVILFGPFATFSTKLLKEGSYLDLFGSMTLHNVWPMTKVGIDQFDLVQYLAGQLMQSDDDRFNALKEYFPHARKEDWRLWQAGQRVQIIKRDEKNGGVLKLGTEVVSSEDGSIAGLLGASPGASTAAPIMLDVLQKLFKDKVASPAWQDKIRQIVPSYGTHLNDDPKRVMEEWTYTSDILQLAPPPDISDHPATVKPDIDPIKQDKSDVDPDLNPEPLEL is encoded by the coding sequence ATGAAAAGTGCAATTTTCATGGCGATGGCCGGCTTCGGTCTGTCGTTGAATCTGTGTAGCGCGCAGGCCGCCGAGACTCGAAAAGTCGATGTCCTGCTAGTTGGCGGCGGCATCATGAGTTCGACGCTGGGTATCTGGCTAAATGAGCTGGAACCTGGCTGGTCGATGGAGATGGTTGAACGCCTCGACGCAGTGGCCGAAGAAAGCTCCAATGGCTGGAACAATGCGGGCACCGGGCATTCTGCGTTGGCGGAGCTCAACTACACGCCGGAAGACAAGGACGGCAAGGTCAACATCAGCAAGGCCATCGAAATCAACGAAGCGTTCCAGATCACCCGGCAATTTCTTGCGTGGCAAGTCAGGCAAAACGTGTTGAAGAACCCGCGCTCTTTTATCAACTCAACGCCGCACATGAGTTTTGTCTGGGGCGATGACAACATCCGGTTCTTGAAAAAACGCTACGAAGCCTTGCAGGCCAGTCCGCTGTTCCGTCCGATGCAATATTCCGAAGACCCCGAGCAGATCAAGAAGTGGGTTCCGCTGATGATGGAAGGACGAGACCCCAATCAGAAGCTTGCCGTAACGTGGGCGCCCATCGGCACGGACGTGAACTTTGGCGAAATAACCCGCCAGTACGTGAGCTATCTACAGGGCAGGCCCAACTTCTCGCTCAAGTTGTCCAGCGAAGTACGGGACATCACCCGTAACGACGATGGTTCATGGCATGTCGAATACAAGAATCTGAAGGACGGCACCGAGTCGGCCACTGACGCCAAGTTTCTTTTCATCGGTGCCGGCGGCAGCGCCATTACCCTGTTGCAGAAATCGGGTATTCCCGAAGCGAAGGAATACGCAGGCTTTCCTGTGGGCGGCTCGTTCCTGGTGACTGAGAACCCGACCATTGCCGAGCGGCACATGGCCAAGGCGTATGGCATTGCTTCCACCGGTGCGCCGCCGATGTCGGTTCCTCACTTGGACACACGTGTGCTGGATGGCAAACGGGTCATTCTGTTCGGGCCGTTTGCGACGTTCTCCACCAAGCTCCTCAAAGAAGGGTCTTACCTCGACTTATTCGGCAGCATGACCCTGCATAACGTCTGGCCGATGACCAAGGTCGGCATCGATCAGTTCGACCTTGTGCAGTATCTGGCAGGGCAATTGATGCAGTCCGACGACGACCGCTTCAACGCGTTGAAGGAGTATTTTCCGCACGCCAGGAAAGAGGACTGGCGACTGTGGCAAGCCGGACAGCGTGTGCAGATCATCAAGCGCGATGAGAAGAACGGCGGCGTACTCAAGCTCGGAACCGAAGTGGTCAGCTCTGAAGATGGCAGTATCGCCGGCTTGCTGGGTGCTTCGCCTGGCGCCTCGACCGCAGCGCCGATCATGCTCGATGTCCTGCAAAAGCTGTTCAAGGACAAAGTGGCCTCACCGGCGTGGCAGGACAAAATTCGCCAGATCGTTCCCAGCTACGGCACGCACCTGAACGACGACCCCAAGCGCGTGATGGAAGAGTGGACCTACACCTCCGACATCCTCCAACTGGCTCCGCCTCCCGACATCAGCGATCACCCGGCTACCGTCAAGCCGGATATTGACCCGATCAAACAGGACAAAAGCGACGTCGATCCAGATCTGAATCCGGAGCCGCTGGAACTGTAA
- a CDS encoding nuclear transport factor 2 family protein translates to MAQSHENPSASSAPDFNALLRANLEQVFNERDADKRIAAIQQLFSAEPKMYEPEGIVTGQAAISDVAGALLEQFGPDFSFVAQGVAVGHHGMAYLRWQAGPKEGPVVVTGADVAEVVDGKIVRLWVLLDPPAQ, encoded by the coding sequence ATGGCTCAATCACACGAAAACCCATCCGCCTCATCGGCACCCGACTTTAACGCGCTCCTGCGCGCGAACCTGGAACAGGTGTTCAACGAACGCGACGCCGACAAGCGCATTGCTGCCATCCAGCAGCTGTTCTCCGCCGAACCCAAGATGTACGAGCCCGAAGGCATCGTGACCGGGCAGGCCGCCATTTCCGACGTTGCAGGCGCGCTGCTTGAGCAGTTCGGTCCCGACTTTTCCTTCGTCGCCCAAGGCGTGGCGGTGGGGCATCATGGGATGGCTTACTTGCGCTGGCAGGCGGGGCCCAAGGAAGGTCCGGTGGTTGTCACGGGCGCCGATGTGGCGGAAGTCGTTGACGGCAAGATTGTCCGCTTGTGGGTATTGCTGGATCCGCCGGCGCAGTAA
- a CDS encoding quinone oxidoreductase family protein — MKALQFSRTGDLAALQVVELPTPVPATGEVLVQIKAAGLNPSDVKNVLGRFPYTTMPRVPGRDFAGVVVEGPQALIGQEVWGTGKEIGFLRDGSHAGYIALSAKGVALKPASLSFVQAASLGVPYTTAWDALERSLVKAGTRLLVIGANGAVGSAAIALAKVRGAQVLAAVRKPDQLRALQAQGFDAIQLDKPEDLGAQVNAVFAGGADVIFDTTGFWLPAAVPALAPFGRIAIIAAPVDGHVQLPALALYRKGGSVVGINSLLYGVEACARMLEQFGKLFDEGTLPLPTGLLESPLDEGVARYADVNQGGAEKVILVP; from the coding sequence ATGAAAGCACTGCAATTTTCACGTACGGGCGACCTGGCTGCGCTGCAAGTGGTCGAGCTGCCTACGCCTGTTCCGGCCACTGGCGAAGTACTCGTGCAAATCAAGGCTGCGGGCCTTAACCCCAGCGACGTCAAAAACGTGCTTGGCCGCTTCCCCTACACCACGATGCCCCGTGTGCCGGGTCGCGACTTTGCAGGCGTTGTGGTTGAAGGCCCGCAGGCGCTAATCGGTCAGGAAGTCTGGGGCACGGGCAAGGAAATCGGCTTTCTTCGCGACGGCTCGCATGCCGGCTACATCGCGCTCTCCGCTAAAGGCGTGGCGCTCAAGCCGGCATCACTGAGTTTTGTGCAGGCGGCCAGCCTGGGCGTGCCGTACACCACAGCGTGGGACGCGCTTGAGCGCAGCCTGGTGAAGGCGGGTACGCGTTTGCTGGTCATCGGTGCCAATGGCGCTGTAGGGAGCGCAGCCATTGCGCTGGCCAAGGTGCGCGGGGCCCAGGTGCTGGCTGCGGTGCGTAAACCGGATCAGCTGCGAGCGCTGCAAGCGCAAGGCTTCGACGCCATCCAGCTCGACAAGCCGGAAGACCTTGGCGCTCAGGTGAATGCTGTGTTTGCAGGCGGCGCCGATGTGATCTTCGACACTACCGGTTTTTGGCTTCCGGCAGCGGTGCCTGCGCTGGCTCCATTTGGCCGCATCGCCATTATCGCCGCCCCGGTAGACGGTCACGTTCAGCTGCCAGCGCTGGCGCTGTACCGCAAAGGCGGTTCAGTGGTGGGCATCAATTCGCTGCTGTACGGCGTTGAGGCCTGCGCACGCATGCTGGAGCAGTTTGGCAAACTGTTCGACGAGGGGACTCTGCCGCTGCCGACCGGGCTGTTGGAGTCGCCGCTCGACGAGGGCGTCGCGCGCTATGCCGATGTGAATCAGGGCGGTGCGGAAAAGGTCATCCTGGTGCCGTGA
- a CDS encoding LysR family transcriptional regulator, translated as MDYFTAVKAFIQVVQAGSFVKAAQTLNLPRNTVTKHLQSLESHLRVKLLNRTTRRISLTNDGTAYYERMVRVVDQWLEAESDLASAQARPHGRLRVDMGSTMATMLVLPALPDFQKRYPELQLDIGVSDRPVDLLGDRVDCVIRGGTLNDPSLIARRLGSLPFVTCATPDYLARHGTPLHPSDLEKGHQMVRYFFAGTHRRLPVEYVKAGERITVDADYYVAVNDSNALLAAALAGMGVVQTLMFMAEPHLKSGAMVQVLEDWSLEPNPIYIVYSPNRHLSARVRVFVEWLVELFEGKGLR; from the coding sequence GTGGATTACTTCACAGCCGTTAAGGCGTTCATCCAGGTGGTGCAAGCGGGGAGCTTCGTCAAAGCCGCGCAGACGCTGAACCTTCCGCGCAACACCGTCACCAAACACCTCCAGTCGCTGGAGAGCCATCTGCGTGTCAAGCTGCTCAACCGCACCACGCGGCGCATCTCGCTGACCAACGATGGCACCGCCTACTACGAACGCATGGTGCGGGTGGTGGATCAGTGGCTTGAAGCGGAATCGGATCTGGCCAGCGCTCAGGCGCGCCCCCATGGACGGTTGCGCGTAGACATGGGATCTACCATGGCAACGATGCTGGTCCTTCCCGCATTGCCGGACTTCCAGAAACGCTATCCCGAACTGCAACTGGACATCGGCGTAAGCGACCGGCCCGTCGACCTGTTGGGTGACCGCGTCGACTGCGTCATTCGCGGCGGCACGCTCAACGACCCTTCGCTCATCGCCCGCCGCCTGGGTAGCCTGCCCTTCGTCACCTGCGCAACGCCGGACTATCTCGCCCGCCACGGCACGCCTTTACACCCAAGCGACCTGGAAAAGGGCCACCAGATGGTCCGCTATTTTTTCGCAGGCACCCACCGCAGGCTACCGGTGGAATACGTCAAAGCGGGTGAGCGCATCACCGTTGATGCTGACTATTACGTGGCGGTGAATGACTCCAACGCGCTGCTTGCCGCCGCGCTCGCAGGCATGGGCGTGGTGCAGACACTGATGTTCATGGCAGAGCCGCACCTCAAGTCAGGGGCGATGGTTCAGGTTTTGGAAGACTGGTCGCTGGAGCCGAACCCGATCTACATCGTTTATTCGCCTAACCGACATTTGAGTGCGCGCGTAAGGGTTTTTGTGGAGTGGCTGGTGGAGTTGTTTGAGGGGAAGGGGTTGCGGTGA
- a CDS encoding carbon-nitrogen hydrolase family protein, which yields MTDLDLCAAQYCSVAGDLNVNLDRHAQFMRLAAHHGVKFLLFPELSLTGYEPSLASELALSADSELLQPLRDLAKQSGMTTVVGVPLRQAGAEAVFIGALVFGADGSQITYTKQYLHPGEEVVFSPGQGGPLLAVSGEKIALSVCADFSHASHAEAAAQAGAGIYAASVLISNNGYAHDSALLRGYAQQHAFGVLMANHGGPSGGWACAGRSAFWSPNGEHIVSATGTGDCLVIARRRQGVWEGEVVAHSFGA from the coding sequence ATGACTGACCTCGACCTATGCGCCGCCCAATATTGCTCCGTGGCAGGCGACCTCAATGTCAACCTCGACCGACATGCTCAGTTCATGCGGCTTGCCGCCCATCACGGCGTGAAATTCCTCTTGTTCCCGGAGCTTTCATTGACCGGTTACGAGCCCTCGCTCGCCAGCGAGCTTGCCCTTAGCGCTGACTCCGAACTGCTTCAACCGCTGCGAGACCTGGCGAAACAGTCAGGGATGACCACTGTGGTCGGCGTTCCTCTGCGCCAGGCGGGGGCGGAAGCAGTCTTCATTGGCGCATTGGTGTTTGGCGCTGATGGTTCACAAATCACCTACACCAAACAGTACCTTCATCCAGGCGAAGAGGTCGTTTTCAGTCCGGGCCAAGGCGGCCCGCTGCTGGCAGTCAGCGGTGAGAAAATCGCGCTGTCAGTGTGCGCGGATTTCAGTCATGCCAGTCACGCAGAGGCTGCCGCGCAGGCAGGCGCCGGTATCTACGCCGCCAGCGTGTTGATCAGCAACAACGGCTACGCGCACGACAGTGCTTTGCTGCGGGGCTACGCGCAGCAACATGCCTTTGGCGTGTTGATGGCCAACCACGGCGGGCCTTCTGGAGGATGGGCCTGCGCCGGGCGCAGCGCGTTCTGGTCGCCGAATGGGGAACATATCGTGAGCGCGACCGGAACGGGGGACTGCCTGGTCATTGCGCGCAGGCGGCAAGGGGTTTGGGAAGGTGAAGTTGTCGCGCATTCGTTTGGCGCATGA